One window of the Ammospiza nelsoni isolate bAmmNel1 chromosome 17, bAmmNel1.pri, whole genome shotgun sequence genome contains the following:
- the SOX8 gene encoding transcription factor SOX-8 yields the protein MLNMTEEHDKALEAPCSPAGTTSSMSHVDSDSDSPLSPAGSEGLGCAPAPAPRPPGAAALGAKVDAAEVDERFPACIRDAVSQVLKGYDWSLVPMPVRGNGSLKAKPHVKRPMNAFMVWAQAARRKLADQYPHLHNAELSKTLGKLWRLLSENEKRPFVEEAERLRVQHKKDHPDYKYQPRRRKSVKAGQSDSDSGAELSHHAGTQLYKADTGLGMADSHHHGEHAGQPHGPPTPPTTPKTDLHHGSKQELKHEGRRLVESGRQNIDFSNVDISELSSEVINNMETFDVHEFDQYLPLNGHAALPAEHGAGAAASYGASYAHSGAAAQVWTHKSPAAASPAAPEPGQQQRPHIKTEQLSPSHYSEQQPHGSPAHSDSYGSYGGQACATSAAPAASAAASFSSSQCDYTDLQSSNYYNPYPGYASSLYQYPYFHSSRRPYATPILNGLSIPPAHSPTANWEQPVYTTLTRP from the exons ATGCTCAACATGACCGAGGAGCACGACAAAGCGCTGGAGGCTCCGTGCAGCCCCGCGGGCACCACCAGCTCCATGTCCCACGTGGACTCGGACTCGGACTCGCCGCTCTCCCCCGCCGGCTCCGAGGGGCTGGGCTGcgcccccgcgcccgccccgcgcccgccgggCGCCGCCGCGCTGGGGGCCAAGGTGGACGCGGCCGAGGTGGACGAGCGCTTCCCCGCCTGCATCCGCGACGCCGTCTCGCAGGTGCTCAAGGGCTACGACTGGAGCCTGGTGCCCATGCCCGTCCGCGGCAACGGATCGCTCAAAGCCAAGCCGCACGTCAAGCGGCCCATGAACGCCTTCATGGTGTGGGCGCAGGCCGCCCGCAGGAAGCTGGCGGACCAGTACCCGCATCTGCACAACGCCGAGCTCAGCAAGACCCTGGGCAAGCTCTGGCG tCTGTTGAGCGAGAACGAGAAACGTCCCTTTGTGGAGGAAGCCGAGCGGCTCAGGGTGCAGCACAAAAAGGATCACCCGGATTACAAATACCAGCCCCGGAGGAGGAAAAGCGTCAAAGCCGGGCAGAGCGACTCGGACTCGggggctgagctcagccacCACGCCGGCACTCAGCTCTACAAGGCCGACACGGGGCTGGGCATGGCCGACTCCCACCACCACGGCGAGCACGCAG gccagccccacGGACCCCCCACGCCTCCCACCACCCCCAAAACCGACCTGCACCACGGCAGCAAGCAGGAGCTGAAGCACGAGGGCCGGCGCCTGGTGGAGAGCGGCCGCCAGAACATCGACTTCAGCAACGTGGACATCTCGGAGCTCAGCAGCGAGGTCATCAACAACATGGAGACCTTCGACGTGCACGAGTTCGACCAGTACCTGCCCCTGAACGGCCACGCGGCGCTGCCGGCCGAGCACGGCGCCGGCGCTGCCGCCTCGTACGGCGCCTCGTACGCGCACTCGGGCGCGGCCGCGCAGGTGTGGACTCACAAGAGCCCGGCCGCGGCCTCGCCCGCGGCCCCCGAgccgggccagcagcagcgGCCCCACATCAAGACggagcagctgagccccagccacTACAGCGAGCAGCAGCCGCACGGCTCCCCGGCGCACTCCGACTCGTACGGCTCCTACGGCGGCCAGGCCTGCGCCACCTCGGCCGCCCCGGCCGCCAGCGCCGCCgcctccttctccagctcccagTGCGACTACACGGACCTGCAGAGCTCCAACTACTACAACCCCTACCCCGGCTACGCCTCCAGCCTCTACCAGTACCCCTATTTCCACTCGTCGCGCCGCCCCTACGCCACCCCCATCCTCAACGGGCTGTCCATCCCGCCGGCGCACAGCCCCACCGCCAACTGGGAGCAGCCCGTCTACACCACGCTGACCAGGCCTTAA